A stretch of Planococcus citri chromosome 5, ihPlaCitr1.1, whole genome shotgun sequence DNA encodes these proteins:
- the LOC135849084 gene encoding uncharacterized protein LOC135849084 isoform X2: MFSLKMILIFAVCLTICCQIRSTSAWGYTTIETLMRRIKAFLYKVKKLDSRLTIPKAAEKDFKNIKYKDGLFWSIKSNKTYLKEFRTEYGKLRTCTINVINSLRNQMDKIELNGHWVGKQSRRIKICNYYVKKFSTKLAIKGAGAKDPTIAQIDKDLKTSLYNLYVKINNMAVNYDNAKQETSTSCSFFFCFIPLPI; encoded by the exons ATGTTCTccttaaaaatgattttgatttttgctgtGTGCCTGACTATCTGCT GTCAAATTCGTTCGACTTCGGCTTGGG GATACACCACGATAGAAACGCTCATGAGAAGAATTAAAGCATTTTTatacaaagtgaaaaaattggataGCCGACTGACAATCCCAAAAGCCGCCGAAAAAGATTTCA AAAACATCAAATACAAAGACGGTTTATTCTGGAGCATTAAAAGCAACAAAACATACCTAAAGGAATTTAGAACAG AGTATGGCAAATTGAGGACATGCACTATAAACGTAATAAATTCTTTGAGAAACCAAATGGATAAGATCGAACTCAATGGCCACTGGGTAGGGAAACAATCTAGAAGAATTAAAATCTGCA ATTattacgtaaaaaaattttccaccaaactGGCCATCAAAGGAGCGGGAGCAAAAGATCCGACAATTGCACAAATAGATAAAGACTTAAAAA CTAGTCTATACAACTTATACGTCAAGATAAACAATATGGCGGTAAATT ATGATAACGCCAAACAAGAAACAAGTACaagttgcagtttttttttctgttttataccattacctatttaa
- the LOC135849084 gene encoding uncharacterized protein LOC135849084 isoform X1 — protein MFSLKMILIFAVCLTICCQIRSTSAWGYTTIETLMRRIKAFLYKVKKLDSRLTIPKAAEKDFKNIKYKDGLFWSIKSNKTYLKEFRTEYGKLRTCTINVINSLRNQMDKIELNGHWVGKQSRRIKICNYYVKKFSTKLAIKGAGAKDPTIAQIDKDLKTSLYNLYVKINNMAVNCKCEFRNFRTEKSSYFNLNVSLSTCR, from the exons ATGTTCTccttaaaaatgattttgatttttgctgtGTGCCTGACTATCTGCT GTCAAATTCGTTCGACTTCGGCTTGGG GATACACCACGATAGAAACGCTCATGAGAAGAATTAAAGCATTTTTatacaaagtgaaaaaattggataGCCGACTGACAATCCCAAAAGCCGCCGAAAAAGATTTCA AAAACATCAAATACAAAGACGGTTTATTCTGGAGCATTAAAAGCAACAAAACATACCTAAAGGAATTTAGAACAG AGTATGGCAAATTGAGGACATGCACTATAAACGTAATAAATTCTTTGAGAAACCAAATGGATAAGATCGAACTCAATGGCCACTGGGTAGGGAAACAATCTAGAAGAATTAAAATCTGCA ATTattacgtaaaaaaattttccaccaaactGGCCATCAAAGGAGCGGGAGCAAAAGATCCGACAATTGCACAAATAGATAAAGACTTAAAAA CTAGTCTATACAACTTATACGTCAAGATAAACAATATGGCGGTAAATTGTAAGTgtgaatttcgtaattttcgaaCAGAAAAATCGTCGTACTTCAATCTTAATGTTTCACTTTCAACTTGCAGATGA